In Methanomicrobium antiquum, one DNA window encodes the following:
- a CDS encoding ABC transporter permease has translation MKFKLNKTGILTFVILIAVFILTVAVPDAPSQSVDDNSAFLAVLILILAAFIIEIYRKPKETERITDIFLILSVVIFLWEVLIGKLILLDPFLFPGPARVFAVFQDDYELIINGLFSSLTFLVGGYLLALALAIPAGLYIGWRKRLFNVAYPISKAISPIPPTAYLPYSIVLLPTFSAASTFLIFIGAFWPILVGTIFGVFGIDKRLINTARTLGLSERVMMKDILLPAALPSIFSGAMIALIISFITLTVAEMIAATSGLGWYIIYNHQFANYDMVVAGIIVVGAVVMVITYFFDRIQAYCLRWQNI, from the coding sequence ATGAAGTTTAAGCTGAATAAAACCGGCATTCTGACATTTGTAATCCTGATTGCGGTATTTATACTTACAGTGGCAGTTCCTGATGCTCCATCACAGTCTGTTGATGACAACAGTGCATTTTTAGCCGTGCTAATTCTAATTCTGGCAGCATTTATAATTGAAATCTACAGAAAACCCAAAGAGACAGAGAGGATTACGGATATATTTCTAATATTATCAGTTGTCATCTTTTTATGGGAAGTGCTAATCGGAAAACTGATTTTATTGGACCCTTTCCTGTTCCCAGGCCCTGCACGGGTATTTGCCGTGTTTCAGGACGATTATGAACTGATAATAAATGGTTTGTTCAGCTCTCTGACGTTTCTTGTGGGGGGGTACCTGCTTGCACTCGCTCTTGCAATTCCGGCAGGCCTTTATATTGGATGGAGGAAGAGACTGTTTAATGTCGCGTATCCTATCTCAAAAGCCATATCTCCGATACCTCCTACGGCATATCTTCCGTATTCCATCGTTTTACTCCCAACATTTTCAGCAGCATCAACATTCCTGATATTTATAGGAGCATTCTGGCCGATATTGGTTGGAACAATATTCGGAGTATTTGGGATTGACAAGAGACTTATCAATACTGCAAGAACACTTGGTCTTTCAGAGAGAGTCATGATGAAGGATATTCTTCTTCCGGCAGCACTGCCATCCATATTTTCCGGTGCAATGATAGCTCTAATCATCTCATTTATTACGCTGACTGTGGCAGAGATGATTGCAGCAACATCCGGTCTCGGATGGTATATCATCTACAATCACCAGTTTGCCAATTATGATATGGTTGTTGCCGGAATAATCGTTGTAGGAGCGGTTGTAATGGTTATTACATATTTCTTTGATCGGATTCAGGCATACTGTCTTCGGTGGCAGAATATCTAA
- a CDS encoding ABC transporter ATP-binding protein — protein sequence MIFTTSIKLEDISMVYGVNGKSHTALSNVNLDIKNGEFISLIGPSGCGKSTIIDLISGIKVPTKGRIFIGDEPVIKPGPECGIVFQDYSLFPWMTAYENIFFAVEHANKNLSKEEVKKTAHTYLDLVGLCKFKDAYPGTLSGGMKQRVSIARMFAMHPKVFLMDEPFGALDSLNRIFMQDLLLHMWSEGESRNTVLFVTHDVDEALLLSDRIGIMSSTPGKIEEIIDIPFSRPRCRKSLSGTEDYIKLKQYLFSVLYCEMQEIIESQQAQKEAL from the coding sequence GTGATATTTACGACATCAATAAAACTTGAAGATATATCAATGGTCTACGGAGTGAACGGGAAGAGTCATACAGCCCTTTCAAATGTTAATCTTGACATAAAAAACGGTGAATTTATATCATTAATAGGTCCTTCAGGCTGTGGAAAGAGTACAATAATAGACCTGATTTCCGGGATAAAAGTTCCAACCAAAGGCAGAATATTCATAGGAGATGAACCAGTGATAAAACCAGGTCCGGAATGCGGAATAGTATTTCAGGATTATTCATTATTTCCATGGATGACTGCATATGAAAACATTTTTTTTGCAGTTGAACATGCAAATAAAAATCTTTCAAAAGAAGAAGTGAAGAAAACAGCACATACCTATCTGGATCTTGTCGGACTATGCAAATTTAAGGATGCATATCCCGGTACGCTCTCCGGAGGTATGAAACAGCGTGTCTCAATTGCACGAATGTTTGCCATGCACCCTAAAGTGTTTTTAATGGATGAACCCTTTGGAGCTCTGGATTCACTGAACAGGATTTTTATGCAGGACCTTCTCCTGCATATGTGGTCAGAAGGAGAATCAAGAAACACAGTACTCTTTGTAACACACGATGTGGATGAGGCGCTTTTACTCTCGGACAGAATCGGGATTATGTCATCAACTCCGGGAAAGATAGAAGAGATAATTGATATTCCCTTCTCACGTCCAAGATGCAGAAAAAGTCTTAGTGGAACTGAGGATTACATCAAACTGAAACAGTATCTATTCTCAGTGTTGTACTGTGAGATGCAGGAGATAATAGAGAGTCAGCAGGCGCAAAAGGAGGCCTTATAA
- a CDS encoding DUF1894 domain-containing protein: MGCLDKLPYEVLLRHSSFSECRDYLKKNYNEIYTVAPGYKIFDVHIIGVPPVTVALDDNIVIFPFTKPCHGTFLVRVESEEEAQRLRKGSKKI, translated from the coding sequence ATGGGATGCTTAGATAAACTTCCATATGAGGTGCTTCTAAGGCATTCCAGCTTTTCTGAATGCAGGGATTATCTTAAGAAAAATTACAATGAGATTTATACGGTAGCGCCGGGATACAAAATATTCGATGTGCATATAATAGGTGTTCCTCCTGTTACAGTCGCTTTGGATGATAATATTGTAATATTTCCCTTCACAAAACCCTGCCACGGTACTTTTCTTGTAAGGGTTGAGAGTGAGGAAGAGGCACAAAGACTTAGAAAAGGGTCAAAAAAGATATAA
- a CDS encoding DUF1890 domain-containing protein: MEIKSEISASFNLDLNTDPEEQNNTSKSALLVMGCPQVPLQTTAVLYIAARLKRAGINTVIAGTPSARLLIKYADFEGHYIDEIKDLDLTIEAIVDKGERYPLCFVFIHNDAGVSYAATMDSIMKSAIYPVIFGSNAEDVSAQITFECEKITAVAAHNPKPFINAINGVMEWDA, translated from the coding sequence GTGGAAATTAAATCAGAAATTTCTGCTTCTTTTAATTTAGATCTTAATACTGATCCCGAAGAGCAGAATAACACCTCTAAATCTGCTCTTCTCGTAATGGGCTGTCCCCAGGTTCCTTTACAGACAACAGCGGTCCTTTATATCGCGGCAAGACTTAAAAGGGCCGGTATAAATACTGTAATTGCAGGAACGCCTTCAGCAAGACTGCTTATAAAATATGCTGATTTTGAAGGTCACTATATAGATGAAATTAAAGATCTTGACCTGACAATAGAAGCAATTGTAGACAAAGGAGAAAGATATCCATTATGTTTTGTTTTTATTCACAATGATGCAGGAGTGTCATATGCCGCAACAATGGATTCCATAATGAAATCTGCTATCTATCCTGTTATTTTTGGGAGCAATGCAGAGGATGTATCTGCTCAGATTACATTTGAATGTGAGAAGATAACTGCGGTTGCGGCTCATAATCCAAAACCGTTCATTAACGCCATTAACGGAGTGATGGAATGGGATGCTTAG
- the pdxS gene encoding pyridoxal 5'-phosphate synthase lyase subunit PdxS: MNFEELRHGTELIKRGFASMQKGGVIMDVVNAEQARIAESAGAVAVMALERVPADIRKAGGVARMADVSIVEEIIDAVSIPVMGKARIGHFVEAQVLETVGVDMIDESEVLTPADEEYHIDKIKFTVPFVCGARNLGEACRRINEGAAMIRTKGEAGTGNVVEAVRHMRAISGAIRTLEGMNYQEFAAYARKIEAPLDIIKDCARLKRLPVVNFSAGGIATPSDAAMMMQLGCDGVFVGSGIFKSQNPEKMALAIVEAVNNYSDPAIIAKASRDLGDAMPGLDVHTLKEDEVLSVRGN; this comes from the coding sequence ATGAATTTTGAGGAACTCAGGCATGGAACTGAGCTTATAAAGAGAGGATTTGCATCCATGCAGAAGGGAGGGGTAATCATGGATGTTGTGAATGCAGAGCAGGCACGAATAGCAGAGTCTGCAGGTGCAGTTGCTGTTATGGCTCTTGAGCGGGTTCCGGCTGATATCAGAAAGGCCGGCGGAGTTGCGAGGATGGCTGACGTTTCAATTGTTGAAGAGATTATTGATGCGGTCTCAATTCCTGTTATGGGAAAGGCAAGAATCGGCCACTTTGTTGAGGCACAGGTTTTAGAGACTGTTGGTGTTGATATGATCGACGAGAGTGAAGTTTTAACGCCGGCCGATGAGGAATACCATATAGATAAGATAAAATTTACAGTCCCTTTCGTATGTGGTGCAAGAAACCTCGGAGAAGCCTGCAGGCGAATCAATGAAGGCGCTGCGATGATACGTACAAAAGGAGAGGCCGGAACGGGAAACGTGGTTGAAGCCGTAAGGCACATGAGAGCAATAAGTGGAGCTATCCGGACACTTGAAGGGATGAATTATCAGGAGTTCGCTGCATATGCAAGGAAAATAGAGGCGCCCCTGGATATTATTAAAGACTGTGCCAGATTAAAGCGTCTTCCTGTTGTGAATTTTTCCGCTGGTGGTATTGCAACTCCTTCTGATGCGGCAATGATGATGCAGCTTGGATGTGACGGTGTCTTTGTAGGTTCCGGAATATTCAAGTCACAGAATCCTGAAAAGATGGCTCTCGCAATCGTTGAGGCAGTCAATAACTATAGCGACCCTGCTATTATTGCAAAGGCCAGCCGCGACCTCGGCGATGCAATGCCCGGACTTGACGTTCACACATTAAAGGAAGACGAGGTGTTATCTGTCCGTGGAAATTAA
- a CDS encoding thiamine-phosphate synthase family protein produces MTENNQDELIEMSGRMHIALEMLESCKNFAFLIPEVRSNLVYAKEKSENPRDVLAIDGRITVVDGMPKAAGKPRFGTSSHMARLMLEIRKTKPSIRAGIDFANDPDIAKWLEGYCRHNGLVFSVIDRSHEPDEIKEAEGASMPWKVAEAVRAAGGRVPDIFYETGAVGKEPVTVLIGEDPISVVGEMLSIAHSYRRDII; encoded by the coding sequence ATGACAGAGAACAATCAGGATGAATTAATAGAGATGTCTGGCCGGATGCACATTGCTCTTGAGATGCTTGAATCATGTAAGAATTTTGCTTTTTTAATTCCGGAAGTCAGGTCAAATCTGGTGTATGCAAAAGAAAAGTCAGAGAACCCCCGTGATGTGCTCGCTATTGACGGAAGAATTACTGTGGTTGACGGGATGCCTAAGGCGGCAGGAAAACCACGGTTTGGTACATCAAGTCATATGGCGCGCCTTATGCTTGAAATAAGAAAGACAAAGCCATCAATAAGGGCAGGAATCGACTTTGCCAATGACCCGGACATTGCAAAATGGCTTGAGGGCTACTGCCGGCATAATGGCCTGGTATTCAGCGTCATTGACAGAAGTCACGAGCCGGACGAGATAAAAGAGGCTGAGGGAGCATCCATGCCATGGAAAGTGGCTGAGGCTGTCCGTGCTGCGGGCGGCAGGGTTCCGGATATATTCTATGAAACCGGTGCGGTTGGAAAAGAGCCTGTTACTGTACTTATTGGAGAAGACCCGATTTCTGTTGTCGGGGAGATGCTCTCTATTGCACATTCTTACAGGAGAGATATAATATGA
- a CDS encoding AIR synthase family protein has protein sequence MKIGKINPELFSSVLKNKLGKWSENVIVPPAPGIDAGVIDIGDGKVLIIAEDPVFAIPGQPLEMFGWYSVHIGASDIAVMGVAPQYMTYSLLMPPEFSEEDFKTVVDSIHNTAADLGIAIVGGHTGHYPGFAAPTIGGITVFAITTKDSYITPAGAKPGDAVILTKGPAVETTGILSVLREKDLLKRHPLSLIKKAQEMVKEMSVVRDAQIAMAAGGITAMHDATEGGVIGGLFEIAQASGVGMEIDESLFIYPDEIRMVCEFFNLDPVAAIAEGSLLITVKEKHADGLIEKLKENNIPASVIGILTEDMTKKTIKRRDGRTEPLLMPEQDPFWPVFFESVKNQD, from the coding sequence ATGAAAATAGGAAAAATTAATCCTGAACTTTTTTCATCGGTTCTAAAGAACAAACTTGGAAAATGGAGTGAAAATGTCATAGTCCCTCCGGCTCCGGGAATAGATGCAGGTGTTATTGACATAGGAGACGGGAAGGTTTTAATTATCGCAGAGGACCCTGTATTTGCAATCCCGGGTCAGCCGCTTGAGATGTTTGGGTGGTATTCAGTGCACATAGGCGCAAGTGATATTGCTGTAATGGGTGTTGCTCCGCAGTATATGACATATAGTCTTTTAATGCCGCCTGAATTCTCAGAAGAGGATTTTAAGACAGTTGTTGATTCCATTCATAATACTGCAGCTGATCTCGGGATTGCAATTGTCGGAGGCCATACTGGACATTATCCGGGATTTGCAGCCCCTACAATAGGAGGTATTACAGTATTTGCAATAACAACAAAAGACAGTTATATAACACCTGCAGGTGCAAAGCCGGGAGATGCTGTAATCCTCACAAAAGGGCCGGCTGTTGAAACCACAGGAATTCTTTCTGTCCTTCGGGAAAAAGACCTCCTTAAAAGACATCCACTCTCTCTGATAAAAAAAGCACAGGAGATGGTTAAAGAGATGTCCGTTGTTCGTGATGCACAAATAGCAATGGCAGCAGGAGGTATCACCGCAATGCATGATGCTACAGAAGGAGGTGTTATTGGAGGTCTTTTTGAGATTGCACAGGCAAGTGGTGTCGGCATGGAGATAGACGAGTCATTATTCATTTATCCGGATGAGATAAGGATGGTATGTGAATTTTTTAACTTAGACCCGGTTGCAGCAATTGCTGAAGGATCACTTCTGATTACAGTGAAAGAAAAACACGCAGATGGATTAATTGAAAAACTTAAAGAAAATAACATTCCTGCATCAGTAATTGGAATTTTAACTGAGGATATGACTAAAAAAACAATCAAAAGAAGAGACGGAAGAACAGAGCCTCTTTTAATGCCGGAGCAGGACCCATTCTGGCCGGTTTTCTTTGAAAGTGTCAAAAATCAGGATTAA
- a CDS encoding nitrogenase iron protein NifH — protein MTQARNIAIYGKGGIGKSTTTSNISAALADMGKRVIQIGCDPKSDSTNNLRRGRSIPTVLDAIRSGKKIETEDIVHEGFGGVLCIEAGGPEPGVGCAGRGIIAAIELLKQKKIFEEFNPDVVLYDVLGDVVCGGFSVPIREGVAEQVYTVTSADFMAVYAANNLFKGIKKYANNGGALFSGIIANSVILPVHREIIDDFADKTGATIAEYVPRSETITRSELRGQTAVEYDPDSEQAEVYRNLARAILKNQEKYVPAPLEAEELKGWAESWSDRLLIKKEEETGVKTPSDALTAT, from the coding sequence ATGACACAAGCACGAAATATTGCCATATACGGTAAAGGAGGCATTGGAAAATCAACAACAACCTCAAACATAAGTGCTGCACTTGCCGATATGGGAAAACGCGTCATCCAGATTGGATGTGATCCAAAAAGCGATTCAACCAACAATCTTCGTAGAGGACGCTCAATCCCAACTGTTCTTGACGCTATCAGGAGCGGCAAGAAAATAGAGACTGAAGATATTGTCCATGAAGGATTTGGAGGTGTTTTATGTATTGAAGCCGGAGGGCCCGAACCCGGTGTCGGCTGTGCAGGCCGTGGAATTATTGCCGCCATTGAACTTTTAAAGCAGAAAAAAATCTTTGAGGAGTTCAATCCTGATGTGGTTTTATATGACGTTTTAGGAGATGTTGTCTGTGGAGGATTTTCTGTTCCTATTCGTGAAGGTGTAGCCGAGCAGGTATATACAGTAACATCTGCTGATTTTATGGCAGTTTACGCTGCAAACAACCTGTTTAAAGGAATTAAAAAATATGCAAACAATGGTGGGGCACTCTTCTCCGGAATCATTGCAAACTCAGTGATACTTCCGGTTCACAGAGAGATAATAGATGATTTCGCGGACAAAACCGGCGCAACAATTGCAGAGTACGTTCCGCGTTCGGAAACAATTACAAGGAGTGAACTAAGAGGACAGACAGCTGTTGAGTATGATCCTGATTCTGAACAGGCAGAAGTTTACAGAAACCTGGCAAGAGCAATACTTAAAAATCAGGAGAAATACGTCCCGGCACCTCTTGAAGCAGAGGAATTAAAAGGATGGGCTGAGTCCTGGTCCGACAGACTTCTTATAAAAAAAGAGGAAGAGACAGGAGTTAAAACCCCATCAGATGCTCTTACTGCAACATAG
- a CDS encoding nitrogenase component 1, with product MTFNTQEEADKALYEKKIDLFQKTCPNREQRANGINIFYGKASELVDKAKAGCLKNHERGFAQSSGCTLNFYLSVRVGTIRDAVTIFHAPVGCSSSALGYRELFRHVPVELGRPAEFDLHWMTTNLREKDVVYGAGDKLKKAIYEAQKRYDPKAIFILTSCTTGIIGEDIEGAVSDVQPNIKAKIVPIHCEGVRSRLVQTGYDAFWHAIMKYLVKKPEQKQKDLVNVASMLSYTWQDRLEIQRLLGKIGLRANLIPEFASVEQFEQLSEAAVTAPLCATYTDYLSRGLEQEYGVPYFMYPSPMGISNTDEWLRQIGKYTDKAAEVEELIKEEHKVWKPKLKVIRGEFDRIAKEKGSKVSVLGSLGQGRLLAQMPFFDELGLSAPAAMSQDYDNLILEDLEAVISRVGDFDLLVNTFQAAEQSHITNKLDPDLTLTCPFQGGAYKRNKGSTRIHALRGDAHPWSTQTGYSGSVAYGNFLLQALKSESFQKTLKEKTKDSYRDWWFKQANPLYYMKQEL from the coding sequence ATGACATTTAACACACAGGAAGAAGCAGATAAAGCTCTTTATGAAAAAAAAATTGATCTCTTTCAAAAAACATGTCCAAACCGTGAACAGCGTGCAAACGGGATTAATATTTTTTATGGAAAAGCAAGTGAACTGGTTGATAAAGCAAAGGCTGGTTGTCTTAAAAATCACGAACGTGGATTTGCACAGTCGTCCGGCTGTACACTAAATTTTTATCTGTCTGTTCGTGTAGGCACAATCAGGGATGCTGTAACTATCTTTCACGCACCGGTCGGATGTTCATCATCTGCCCTTGGATATCGGGAATTATTCCGTCACGTACCTGTTGAATTAGGACGTCCGGCAGAGTTTGATCTCCACTGGATGACTACAAACCTGCGTGAGAAAGATGTTGTATACGGAGCAGGCGATAAACTTAAAAAAGCAATATATGAAGCACAAAAAAGGTATGATCCAAAAGCCATCTTTATCCTGACTTCCTGTACAACAGGAATCATCGGAGAGGATATAGAAGGTGCAGTGTCTGATGTTCAGCCAAATATAAAGGCTAAAATTGTTCCGATCCACTGTGAAGGAGTTCGCTCAAGACTTGTCCAGACAGGATATGATGCCTTCTGGCATGCCATAATGAAATACCTTGTGAAAAAGCCGGAACAAAAGCAAAAAGACCTTGTGAATGTTGCAAGCATGCTCTCATATACCTGGCAGGATCGTCTTGAAATACAGCGCCTGCTCGGCAAAATTGGGCTTCGTGCAAATTTAATACCGGAGTTTGCATCTGTTGAACAGTTTGAGCAGTTATCAGAAGCTGCGGTGACTGCACCTCTATGTGCGACATATACAGATTATCTTTCACGCGGGCTTGAACAGGAATATGGAGTTCCGTACTTTATGTATCCTTCACCGATGGGAATTAGCAATACCGATGAATGGCTGAGGCAAATAGGAAAATACACAGATAAGGCTGCCGAGGTTGAGGAACTTATAAAAGAAGAGCACAAGGTATGGAAACCAAAACTTAAGGTAATAAGAGGAGAATTTGACAGGATTGCCAAAGAAAAAGGAAGTAAAGTCAGTGTCCTTGGCTCTCTGGGTCAGGGACGTCTTCTTGCACAGATGCCATTCTTTGATGAACTGGGGCTGTCTGCTCCTGCTGCCATGTCGCAGGATTATGACAATTTAATACTTGAAGACCTTGAAGCTGTAATTTCCCGGGTAGGAGATTTTGATCTTTTAGTCAATACATTCCAGGCTGCAGAACAATCACATATAACAAACAAGCTTGATCCTGATCTGACGCTTACCTGTCCGTTTCAGGGAGGGGCATACAAAAGGAATAAAGGCTCTACCCGAATCCATGCTCTTCGCGGAGATGCGCATCCATGGAGTACACAGACCGGATATTCAGGATCTGTTGCTTATGGCAATTTCCTGCTCCAGGCACTCAAAAGTGAATCATTTCAGAAAACACTTAAAGAAAAAACCAAAGACAGCTACCGTGACTGGTGGTTTAAACAGGCAAATCCACTCTATTACATGAAACAGGAGCTATAA